The following proteins come from a genomic window of Montipora capricornis isolate CH-2021 chromosome 9, ASM3666992v2, whole genome shotgun sequence:
- the LOC138017383 gene encoding uncharacterized protein → MKYSRRKTAFYSKSTVTFNPSFDLLARCGDVHPLPGPQATTSEHHSKLSLMLLNARSLVNKLVDFQASIYANSENIVIVFETWLTSAILDHEILPSGYVVYRRDRGNDKRGGRVLIAIKNDVASARRTDLESNCELVVMEVNPSRGNKFLVGGLYRPPSTKGEYLLAFKDFLANADRGSTPLYVYGDFNFPDINWDFQVAPGSDNLPSMFCDIINDSLLTQMNHAPTGITDNSKKILNAYVV, encoded by the coding sequence ATGAAGTATTCTAGAAGAAAGACAGCATTTTATTCTAAATCAACCGTTACTTTTAACCCTAGCTTCGATCTGCTTGCTCGCTGCGGTGATGTTCATCCGTTGCCAGGACCGCAGGCCACTACTAGCGAGCATCATTCTAAGTTATCTCTTATGTTATTGAATGCCCGTAGCCTTGTCAACAAGCTTGTGGATTTTCAAGCTTCGATTTATGCCAACAGCGAGAATATTGTAATCGTCTTTGAGACTTGGCTtacgtccgccattttggatcaCGAAATTTTGCCAAGCGGTTACGTCGTTTATCGTCGAGACAGAGGAAATGATAAAAGAGGTGGAAGAGTTCTTATAGCTATAAAAAATGACGTAGCTTCTGCTCGTCGCACTGACCTTGAGAGCAACTGCGAGCTTGTGGTTATGGAAGTCAACCCGTCCAGGGGCAACAAGTTTCTTGTTGGTGGATTGTATCGTCCCCCGTCGACAAAAGGTGAATATTTGTTGGCATTTAAGGACTTTCTAGCAAATGCTGACCGAGGCTCAACTCCCCTTTACGTCTATGGTGATTTTAATTTTCCTGATATCAACTGGGATTTTCAAGTAGCTCCAGGCTCTGATAATCTCCCCAGTATGTTCTGTGATATTATCAATGACTCATTGTTAACACAAATGAACCATGCTCCGACAGGAATTACTGATAATTCAAAGAAAATTCTGAACGCATATGTGGTCTAA